GGGGGCCGACCTCGCCCGCCGCCGCATCCGTCACCGGGTCTTCCAGGATCTCACCGAGACGGCGCTCGCCGAGTGCTACGCCGCCGCCGACGTCGTCGCCTTTGCCTCGCTGGCGGAGGGGTTCGGGATGCCGGTGATCGAGGCGCAGGCGATGGGGCGCCCGGTGGTGACGAGCCGCACCACCTCGCTCCCCGAGGTCGCCGGCGCGGGCGCCCACTTCGTCGACCCGCAGAACGTCGGCGACATCCGCGCCGCCCTGGTGCGCGTCCTGGGCGACGCCTGCTGGCGGGCGCGGCTGGTGGAGGCCGGGTTCGCCAACGCCCGCCGCTTCACCCGCGAGCGCGTCGTCGCCCTTTATGGGGCTCTCTACCGGGATCTCGCCGAGGCGGCCGGGCCGGCGGCGGCGTACGGCCGGCGCTCGCCGCCGCACCCGCCTCCACGAGAGGCCCGGTGACGGCGCCCCCGCCCCCGCCCGTACGCCGCCTCCGACGCCACCGGCCTCCGCACCCGCCTTTGCCGCCGCACACGCACGCTTCCGGACACGTCCCCGAACACGCCTCCGCACACACCGGCGCCCTGCCCCCCGCTTTTCCGGCGCGCCCCGCCGTCCCACCTCGCTGGCGGGGCGGCGGAGGTGCTCTGGGCTATGCCGCGAAGTCCGGTGTGCCGGGCGTGGGGCGGCGGGGGACCGGCGCGATCGCCGGGCGGGCGCTGCCGCGGAGCAGCGCCGCGTCTTCGCCCATGCCGGCGGTGGCGACGGCGAGGAGGCGCTCCACCCCGTCGGCGAAGCGCTCCGGACCGAAGCGCCTCGCCAGCGCCAGCGATACCGGGCGCGCCACCTGCCAGGCGGCCTCGTCCCAGCCCATCAGCGCGTCGAGGGCGCCGGCGAGGGCGCCCGTGTCGCCCGCCGCGAAGCGCACCGCGTTGGCCGGCGTGGCGAAGTCGTCCGCCGCGCCGACCCCGTCCGACAGGGCCAGCGCACAGCCCGACAGCGCCGCCTCGTGGACGCTCAGCCCCCAGTGGTCGCACAGCGAGGGGAGCACCAGCGCCCGGCTCTCCCGCAGGATCCCCGTCAACGCCTCTGGCTGCACGAAGCCGCGCACCTCGATCTGCGGATGGGCCGGGATCGCCTCCCGCTGCGGCCCGCTCCCGCACATCACCAGCGACCAGCCCGGATGCCGCGCCGCCACCCGCGCGAACGCCTCGGCGAGGCCCAGGACGTTCTTGCGGGCGACGAACTGGCCCACGAAGAGGAGCCGCCGCGGTCGCGTCTCCAGCGGCCCGCCGTCGCCGAAGACGGACGGGTCGGCGCCGTAGAAGCCCGTCACCGTGCGGTCCGGGTCGTAGCCCATCGCCCGCGCGAAGCGCTGACCGGAGGCGCCCGGCACGAAGATCCCGGCAAAGCGCGGCACGAAGGCGAGGCGGTGACGCACCGGGTCGACGGTGCGCTGGCGCCAGGTCGGCCGGGCCGAGTTGTCGGCCATCAGCACCACCTGCCCGCCCGCGGCCCGCGCGTCGGCGGCGAGGCGGTTGAAGGCCGGCACGTGGTAGCCGCCCTGGAAGACGAGGTCCGGCACGGTCAGGCCGAGCGCGGCGAAGCTCGTGTCGGTGGTGTCCTTGATCCAGTGGGCGCGCTGGCCGAGCGAGCGCTCCATGCCCTCGATCGGCACGTACGGCCGCGTCGCGATCACGTCGACCTGGTGGCCGCGGTCGATGGTGGCGCGGATCAGGCGGGCGGCATAGTCCGGCAGGTGGCGCCAGAGGAAGGTGATGCGGCTCATGGCGTCACCTGCGCCGCGGCCGGGGTGGGGGGCGCGCCGGGGTCCGGCGGGCGGATCGTGCGGCGCTGCGGCGCCGTGGCGGCGACGGCGGCGAGGATCTCCCGCTCGGCGAGGTCGCGCATGGCGACCGCCCCCAGCGCCACGATCGCCCCGCGCCCGACCGCCACGCCCGGCCCGACGACCGCCCGCGCGCCGATCCACGCCCCGTCGGCGACGGTGATCGGCGCAGCACGCAGGTCGAAGCCGGGCCGGCTCCAGTCGTGGTTGCCGGTGCACAGATAGACCCCCTGCGACAGGCACGCATGGGCGCCGATGGTGACGGGGACGATGTTGTCGATCCACGCCCCCTCGCCCAGCCACGAGTGGTCGCCCACCGCCAGGCGCCACGGGAACTTCACCCGCACCCCCGGCTTAACGACGACGCCGCGCCCGATCCGCGCCCCGAAGAGCGCCAGCAGCCAGCGCCGGTGCCGCGAGCCGGGCACGAACGAGGCGACGAAGAGCGCCGAGAGGACCATCCACAGCGCTTCCACGAACGCCGGCCGGCCGCGGTCGAGACCGCCGCGATAGGACGCCAGGTCGGGGACGGCGATGTCGACCGCGGTCACGTCGACGGGATGGGCGTCGATCCGGGCGGCGTCGGCGTCCGCCCGCGCCCGCTCGGCATCACCGTCGTCGCGGACGCCCCACGGCGTCGCCCGAGGCGCGAGAGGGGCCCTGGAGGGGGCGGGGGTCGCCGGCACGAAGGACAGGCGGCGCGCCGCGGTGCCGGCTCCCGCCGCCGGGTAGAGGGCGCCCGCCTCGGGCAGCGCGCCGCCGGGGTGCCAGGTCTCGCTGGGGGTGCGTTCCATGGATCAGCTCCGCTCGCTCACGACGCCGCCGATCGCGGACCGCGCCTCGTCGCGGGGGCACGCCTCTGCCATGAGGCGGCCGATGCGGGCGAGGTGGGCGTCGTAGGAAAAGGACAGGGTGAAGGCGGCGCGCCGGATGCGCTCGGCCGGGGCGTCGACGACGGCGAGCCGGCCGAGCGTCGCCGCCAGGAGGTCCGGCAGCGGGGTGTTGTCGAGGGTCGGCGGCATCGCCACCAGGTCGCGTCCCGCGTAGGCCTCGACCCAGTTGGAGACGACGGCCTTGCCCGTCGCCAGGTACTCGAGGAGCTTGTGCGGGTTGGTGGCGCCGTCGCGGTCGCGGGTGCCGTCGTAGGCCATCAGCCACACGTCGACCCGGCGGGCGAGGTGGAGGATCGCCGCGGACGACATCGCCCCGGCGAAGACGACGTTGGGCCGCGCCCGCACCGCGTCCGGCGGCCCAGCCCCCGCCCCCGCCCCCGTCGTCGCGTCGCCGCCGTGGGGGCCGACCATGACGAAGCGTGTCGCGGGGAGGCGGCGGGCCATCGCGTCGATCGCGGCCCAGTCGATCCCCGGCCGGGCGAGGTTGCCGACCATGGCGACGACGGGAGGCCGCTCGCCGTCCGGCACCGGGTGTCCGGCCGCGGCAGGGTCGTCGCACACCGCCTTGGCGCGGGCGATGAACGGCTCGGCGAGGCCGTGCGGGATGACGGCGTGGGCGGGGGCTCTGGCGGCGGCGGGGGCGCGGCTGGCCGCGAGGCGCAGGCGGGCGAGGTAGCGCGGCGCGTTGGCGAGCACCAGGTGGGCGCCCTTGGTGCCGCGGCGCCCCGGCGGCAGGTCGTCGACCGGGTGGAACACGGCGAGGCGCGCGCCGAAGGGGGCGAGCGAGGCGAACTGGTAGGCGTTGTCGAAGTCCCAGACGATGTCGGGCGCCACGCCGATGGCCCGGCGCAGGCGGCGAGCCTCGAGACGCATCAGCGCGTCGAACAGCGGCCGGGCGTGGAACTTCAGGCGGTAGGGGGTGAGGGTCGCGTAGGTGACCCGCGTGAGGCCGGGGTGAGGGCCGGGGGTGAGGGTGATGCCGCGAACGTCCCGGCGCGGCGGCTCGATGAAGTAGACGCGGTGGCCGTGGGCGGCCAGGCGGCGGGCATAATGGTGCTTGGAGACCGGCGGCGCGTCCCAGCGCTGCGGCGAGATCAGGTAGATGGTCCGCGCTCGGCTCAGCATGATAGGCCCGTCGAGCGGCCAGCGCCGCCCGCCCCGGCGGCCTCCGCCCTGCTCCCCCGAGCCGCTCCCGCCACGCCCCCGTCCGGCGCCGGCGAACCAGCGCCGAACGCCGCAGCAGGCCCCCTGCCCGCCCTCGCCGGCCCACCGCCCGCGACCTCCGCGACAGGGTCCGACGCCCCGCCGGCCGAGGCTCCCGCGCGAACGTCCGGCACGGCGCAGGCCCGTGGGTCGGCGGAGATCTGCGCCGGAGCGCCGCGCGGGCGGGCGCGTATCGGTGCGCCGTCACGGGTCGCCGCCGGCGCCTCCAGGGAAGCACCGCGTGGTCCGTTGGCGGATGTTCCGGCTGGGCTCCTGCGGGAGGCGCAGGCCGGCCGGCCGCCGGCAGCCGCCGCAGACGCGGCGCTCCAGACGTCGCCGGCGGGTGCCTCCGCCCAGATGCCGGCGGATGGTCCTGCCGGGACGGCCGGAGCGGTGCGGGCCGGTGCGGCGGCGGAGACCTCGGCCGAGGGTCCCATGGGGGCACCCGCGGGCATCGTCGTCGTCGCGAGGTGGAGCGCCGGGTCGCCAGGGGCGCCGGCCGGGAGAGCGCTCAGGACGAGGGCGCGAGCCGGAACGCGAGGCGGAACACGAGGCGGAACACGAGGCGGGGCGTGCGCCGCTGGGGCGGACCGCGGCAGGGCCCGGGCGCAGGCTGCACGGGCCGCGGAACGCGCCGGAACGCGCGCCGGCCCGTTCGCGGCGAACAGCGTCGCCACCTCCTGCGCGACGGCGCTCCAGCCGTGATGCTCGGCGATGTGTGCCGCGTAGGCCCGGCCCAGCGCCGCGCAGCGCGCCGGGTCGGCGAGGAGGCCGGCCAGCGCCGCCCCGATCGCCCGCGCCCCGCGCGGCACCACCAGCGCCGGGTCGAGCGCCTCGACCAGGACGCGCGCGCCGACCCCCTCGGTGACCACCGTCGGCGTGCCGACGGCCAGCGCCTCGGCCACCACCATACCGAAGCTCTCGTTGATCGAGGGCACCAGGGCCGCGTCGGCGGCGGCCAGGAAGGCGAACTTGTCGCCATCCTCCAGCGGGCCGACGAAGCGGACCCGCTCCGCCGCCCCCGCCGCGGCGACCTTCGCCTCCAGCCCGGCCCGCAGCCCGCCTTCGTCGGGGCCGGCGAGGCGCAGGTGCAGGCGCGGATCGCCGAGCGCGGCGTCGACGGCGAGGTCGACGCCCTTCTTCCAGTCGAGCCGGGCGAGGAAGGCGACCCGCCGCCCCGCCGGCGCCCCGGCCCACAGCGCCTCGCCGCGCCCCCGGTCGAGCGTGGCCGGCGGCTCGACGCCGTTGGGGATCAGCGCCACCGCGCCCGTCCTCAGGCCGAGCGCGGCGAGCTCCGTCGCCTCGACCGGGCTGGTGACGTGGATCGCCGCCGCCCCCGCCAGCGCCCGCCGCTCGATCAACGCCAGCCACGCCCGCTTCACCAGCGCCGAGCGCGCCGCGATCAGCTCGCGCACCAGCATGCCGCGCGGGGCGAGCACATAGGGAGTGCCGGCCCGCCGTGCCGCGCCGGCGGCCGCCGGGCCGGGGTGCAGGAACACGCCGTTGATGTGCACCCCGTCGGCCCAGCGCGCCGCGGTGGCGAGCGCCTCGACCATCATCGGCGAGCGGTAGACCCGCCGCGGCGCCACCACGGGAAAGTAGCTCACCGCCACCCCGTCGCGCTCCACCGGCCGGCCGAGCGGCACGTCGAGCGTGCCCGCCCCGTCGACGTTGGTGGTGAAGACGCGCACCTCGTGGCCGAGCCGCACCAGCGCGCGGGCGAGCCCGTGGGTCGAGCGCACCGGCCCGCCATAGCGCGTCGCGGGGTAGTAGTTGGGGGTATAGAGAAGGAGGTTCATCGCCCCCTCCGAACCCGGATCGGACGCGCACGCCCTCCCCGGCGCCGGGACGCGTCGTCCCGGTCCTTCCAGCGAGCCGGCATCACACATTCTCCGCCTGACCGCGCGGGCGCGGCTCTGCGGCGTGGCGTCGACCGTCGGCGCGGGCGGGCCTCGGGAAGCCGGGCGAAGACCCCGGCGTCCGACCCCTCGGACCGCGCCGAAGACAGGCGCGACCCCGTGCGGCGACATTCCTTCGACGCCAGGCGCAGCGTTGATCATCCGCATCGACCGCCCACCCCGACGGCGTCGGCCTGGTGCGATGTGCGAACACCACCTTAAGTCGAAAACAGTATGAATTGCAATCTTGAATTATACTTGGGCGAGATTACAACCCGGTGATTGCCGCCCTCGCGGCCGCCGCGAGGGCCCCGGCCGCGCCGGTGAGCGCACCGGGGGCCGTGCCGCTCAGCGCCAGAAGAGGGCGCTGGCGCGGCGGCGCAGAGGTGCCGGCATCGCCCCCCGCAGGCGCTGCGCGGCCACGAGCATGTCGGCGGCCCGGCGCGGGCCCAGCGCGGCGACGAGGGTGCGGATCAGCGCCGGCAGCGGCTCGCGGTCGTCGCGCCGGCCGAACGCGGCGGCGAAGGCGAAGCACTCGTGCGGCGCCTCGCCCCGGTGCAGCGTGCCGACGCCCGCGTGCCAGCCCATGCGCGCCAGCACCCGCAGCGCCGCGTCGTCGATCGCCTCGGGGCACGCCCGTTCCAGCGCCGCCTGCAGCCAGCGCAGGTTCGCCGCGGTGCCGGCGAAATGGACGTGGCGGGCGGTGGAGATGCGCGGACCGGGGTGCGCGCGCCGGGCGTAGATCGGGTGCGGCGCGTAGACGAAGCGCCACCCCGCCAGCACCAGGCGCAGGTTGAGATTGTACTCCTGGCCCCGCCGCACCGCCGGGTCGAAGCCGCCGACCGCGGCGAGCGCGGCGGCCGGATAGAGCGGCGAGGTGGTCATCGGCCCGGCCTCCAGCATGAAGGCGAGCGGCACCGCGCCCGGCCGCAGCCCGGCATAGCGGGCGGGGCGCGGGGTGGGGGCGCCGCCCGCGTCCACCGGCACGTGGTCGCCGAAGACGATCCGGCGCGGGCCGAGCCGCGCCGCCGCCTGGCGCTGGGCGGCGAGGGCGCCGGGCAGGAGGGTGTCGTCGGCGTCGAGGAAGGCGACGAGGGGGGCGCGGGCGAGGGCCAGGCCGCGGTTGCGCGCCGCACAGGCCCCCCGGTGAGGGCCGGCCTCGAAGACGATGCGCGTCCCGAAGGCGGCGAGGCGGGCGGCCGAGCCGTCGCGCGAGCCGTCGTCGACGGCGATCACCTCGACCTCGCCGGGCGGCCCCTGGGCCAGCGCGCTCGCCACCGCCTCGGCGACGAAGGCGGCGCCGTCGAACACGGGGATGACGACCGAGACCGCGGGCCGCCGGCCCTCGCCGCGCCCGCTCGTCGGGCACTGGCGCGCCCCGTCCTCCCCGTGCCCGTCCTCCCCGTGCCCGTCCGCCCCGTGCCCGTCCGTCCCGTGCCCCCCGGCGGGCGGGGCGTCCTCGCCGCGCTCGCCCGGCGGCACCCCTTGCGCGCACACCGGGGTGGCCGCGTCGTCGGCGGCGGGGGGCGGCGGGGGCGTCATCGGGGCGCGCCCTCCTCCAGGAAGGCGAACACGGTGTCCCACATCGCCGCCGCGCGGGCCCGTTCGGCGGCCGCGTGGCGGGCGAGCGTGTCGCGCGCCGCGGGATCGGCCATTCGCGCGGTGAGTGCCCCCAGCGCCGCGTCCCAGGTGTCCGGCGCGGCGAGGTCGACGACGGCGTCGGCGAGGCCGTAGGCGGCCATCAGCTCGGCATATTTGTGCGACCAGCCGGCCGCCAGCGCCGGAACGTGCGAGGAGAGCGCGCTGACGAGGCCGTGAAAGCGCGAGGACACCACCCCGCAAGCCGCCGCCACGAGGCCCTTGGTGACCATCGCATCCGGGCTGTGCAGCACCGGGCAGGGGACGGACAGGCCGGAGTTGGCCGCCTCGGCGAGGGCGCGGTCGGCCGCCCCCTCGTGCACCAGGAAGACCGGGGAGAAGCCCGCCGCGCGCCCCGCCGCCACCGCCGCGCGCAGGAAGGCGAGGTAGCGCGCCCGGCCGTCGGCGGCGGCCTCGGCGGTGCCCCGCACCCCCGCGTCGAGCACCTTCTGGTTGGGGACGACGACGAGCCGTCCGTCGCCTCTTCCGCCACCGTCTTCGCCGGCGTCTCCGCCGCCAGATCCGCCGCCCCTCTCCGGCGCGGTGAGGAGGGTGGTGAAGTCGGGCGCCAGTCGCACCGTGGCGCCGGGCGCGACGCCCGCCTCCTCGAGGTAGGCCATCGACCGTCCGTCCCGCACGAAGGCGAGGCCGACGCGGTCCATCGCCTCGCGGATCGCCGCCGCCATGCCGGGGTTCCGGAACGGACCGTAGGCCTGTGGCAGCAGCACGGTGCGGCGCTCGGGAAAGGCCCGCAGCGGCCGCAGGAGGCGCGCGTTGAGCTTCTCGATCCCCCAGAAGTCGCCATAGGCGAAGCCCGACGCGTCGAAGCGCGCGGCCACCTCGCCCGGCGTGACCACGCCGAAACGGGCGAGCCGGCCGCGCCGGGCCGCGAGGCGGGCGCTGAGGACGTCGCGCCGGCGGCGGATCTCGGACGGCCAGGCGGTGCGCGCCCCGTGGGCGAGGCGCACGTCGAGCGGGACCGCCTCGGCGAGCGCCAGCCGCGCCTCCGGGCGCCGCGCCTTCAGCGCCGCCTTGGCCGCCTCCAGCATCAGGACCGCGCCCTGGTTCTCGTGGTGCACGCCGACGATCTCGAAGACGGGAGGGGCGGCGGCCATCGTCGATCAGCCGTAGCGCAGGAGGTCGCCGGGGGCCTTCTTGGCCGAGAACGGCACCAGCCCGTCCGGGTCGGGGTGGCCGATGGCGATCAGCATCACCGGCCGTTCGTCGGCCTCCAGGCCGATGAGCGCGGCGAGCGCGGCCTCGCGCGCCTCGATGTCGGGCCAGTTGACGAGACAGCTCGCCAGGCCGAGCGTCTCCAGCGCCAGCACGAGCGCCATCGCCGCCAGCGCACCGTCGATGTAGACGAGGTGGCGGTCGCGCGCGTCGAAGAAATGGCGCTGCTGGCCGACCAGGACGGCGATCATCGGCACGTTGTGGGCGTAGCCGCGGGTGCCCATCGCGGTGTCGGCGACGGCGCGGACCATCGCCGCGTCGTCGAACACGCGGAACACGAAGGGCTGGCGGTTGCAGGCGCTGGGCGACTGCGCGGCCACGGCGAGCGCCCTTTCGAAGAGCGCGCGGGGCACGGGCTCGGGCCGGAACCAGCGCACCGAGCGACGGCGGCGGGCGAGCGCCAGGAGGTCGGCGTAGGCGACGGGGGGCGGCTCGGCGAGGTCGCGGGCGTAGGGGATGCGCGGGGCGGCGGCGTCGCGCGTGCGCCCGGCGGTCGAGTGGTCCGCCGCGGCGGGGGTGCCTTCGTGCGGTCCGGCTCCGCGCGGTGGCGGCGGCAGGGCGGCGAAGCGGACCTCCTGCTGCGCGAAGACGGGGTGCGGCGCGCACGCCGCAAAGGTGCGGGCGAGGACGTCGTGGGCCCAGATCAGCGTATCGTCGACACCGGCCGCCTCCCCGCCGGCCCTGCCGCCGCCCGTCGCCGCCCGGTGCGGCGGCGCGGCACGGGTCGCAGGGGCCGGCATGTGAGAGGCCGGCGCCCGAGAGGCAGGCGGGCCTTCGCTCCCCGCCTCGCCGCCCGCCCTCCCGGCGGCCGGGGGGACGGGCGCGGTCTCGTCCCCGCGCCGGCGGGCCTCGGCGGCGACGTGGGCGTGGCGCAGGGCGTAGGCGTCGACGGTCTCGGCGATGTAGTCGAGGGCGAAGACCGCGCGGCGGGGGCGCATGGCGAGGCCCTTCTCCAGCATGTGGATGCGCCGGCGCAGCAGCGCCTGGTTGCGCGCCTCGGTCCGCACCTCGTCCCGGTAGCGGCGGATGCCGGCGAGCACGGCCTGCTGCTCGCGGGTGAAGTCCTCGCACAGCAGCCGGTAGAGGAGCCGCCCGGCCGGCGAGCCCGGCCGCACGCGCGCCAGCAGCGCCCGGCGGGCCTCGTCCCACCCGGCCCGGACCGGGCGCACCGCCCGTCGCAGGATCGCCGGGGCCCCTCCCCCGCCGCGCGGCAGCCGTGGCATGACGAGCGGTCTCATCCGGCCGGCAGCCGTCGCCGCGCCGCGGGCCGTTCGGCGGGCCAACCCTCGCCGGCGGCCGCCGTCCGCGCGTTCGCCGCCGCATATGGCGGGTCCGCCGCGGCGCCTGACCGGCCGATGTCCGGCGCCCGGTCGCCCGCTCGCGGCCCCGCGCGCCCAGCCGCCGCGCACCCAGCCGCTGCGCCCTCCTCCGATCCGCGCGCCCCCAGTTCGCCCTCCCCGGGCGCGGGCCCCGCCGCTGCGCGCTCCTCCGATCCGCGCGCCGCCGGGGCCAGGGCGCGCACCGTCCAGTCGAGCGCCGGGCAGACCGCGCCCGGCCACACCGGCTGGATGCCGCTGGTCGCCTGGTCGTCGGCCGGCTCGATGAAGATCTCGCCGATGTCGGTCGGCGGGATGTGCACCGCCTGGCCCGGCACGCGGCCCGTGATCTGGAGGAAATAGGGAATGCGGTTCAACAGGTTGCCCGGCACCACGCACTCGCTCTCGTAGACCCCCGGCCCCTCGAGGTCGGCGCCGCGGCCGGGCAGGTCGCTGGAGGTGAAGGCCACCTCCCCGCTGGCCGTGACGAGGCGCAGATGCAGCCGGAAGCCGGCGATGGGCGCGCGGAGCTCGGTGCGGATCGCGATGCGGATCGGCTCGCTGGAGAAGAAGGTCGGCCCCTCGCCGGTGGCGCCGCGCACGCGCACCGCGCGCAGCTTCACCCGCGCGTCGCCGGGGGCGCCCTCGCCGGGGAAGGTCCACTCCCCGCCCGCCGCCGCGCCCGACCCGCCGCGCGCGGCGGCGAGGTAGTGCGCGCAGGCCACGTCGATCGCCGCATCCAGCACCAGACGGCCGCGCTCCAGCACCAGGCCGCGCC
This genomic window from Acuticoccus sp. I52.16.1 contains:
- a CDS encoding glycosyltransferase family 4 protein translates to MSRITFLWRHLPDYAARLIRATIDRGHQVDVIATRPYVPIEGMERSLGQRAHWIKDTTDTSFAALGLTVPDLVFQGGYHVPAFNRLAADARAAGGQVVLMADNSARPTWRQRTVDPVRHRLAFVPRFAGIFVPGASGQRFARAMGYDPDRTVTGFYGADPSVFGDGGPLETRPRRLLFVGQFVARKNVLGLAEAFARVAARHPGWSLVMCGSGPQREAIPAHPQIEVRGFVQPEALTGILRESRALVLPSLCDHWGLSVHEAALSGCALALSDGVGAADDFATPANAVRFAAGDTGALAGALDALMGWDEAAWQVARPVSLALARRFGPERFADGVERLLAVATAGMGEDAALLRGSARPAIAPVPRRPTPGTPDFAA
- a CDS encoding nitroreductase family protein; this translates as MPRLPRGGGGAPAILRRAVRPVRAGWDEARRALLARVRPGSPAGRLLYRLLCEDFTREQQAVLAGIRRYRDEVRTEARNQALLRRRIHMLEKGLAMRPRRAVFALDYIAETVDAYALRHAHVAAEARRRGDETAPVPPAAGRAGGEAGSEGPPASRAPASHMPAPATRAAPPHRAATGGGRAGGEAAGVDDTLIWAHDVLARTFAACAPHPVFAQQEVRFAALPPPPRGAGPHEGTPAAADHSTAGRTRDAAAPRIPYARDLAEPPPVAYADLLALARRRRSVRWFRPEPVPRALFERALAVAAQSPSACNRQPFVFRVFDDAAMVRAVADTAMGTRGYAHNVPMIAVLVGQQRHFFDARDRHLVYIDGALAAMALVLALETLGLASCLVNWPDIEAREAALAALIGLEADERPVMLIAIGHPDPDGLVPFSAKKAPGDLLRYG
- a CDS encoding glycosyltransferase family 2 protein is translated as MTPPPPPAADDAATPVCAQGVPPGERGEDAPPAGGHGTDGHGADGHGEDGHGEDGARQCPTSGRGEGRRPAVSVVIPVFDGAAFVAEAVASALAQGPPGEVEVIAVDDGSRDGSAARLAAFGTRIVFEAGPHRGACAARNRGLALARAPLVAFLDADDTLLPGALAAQRQAAARLGPRRIVFGDHVPVDAGGAPTPRPARYAGLRPGAVPLAFMLEAGPMTTSPLYPAAALAAVGGFDPAVRRGQEYNLNLRLVLAGWRFVYAPHPIYARRAHPGPRISTARHVHFAGTAANLRWLQAALERACPEAIDDAALRVLARMGWHAGVGTLHRGEAPHECFAFAAAFGRRDDREPLPALIRTLVAALGPRRAADMLVAAQRLRGAMPAPLRRRASALFWR
- a CDS encoding polysaccharide ABC transporter ATP-binding protein, whose amino-acid sequence is MGEGVVAARGLGKAYEIGHGRAERATTLRDALARGAATLGRTTRRLLAGRPLVAGDAVEEFWALRDVDFTIGEGEVVGIIGRNGAGKSTLLKILSRITEPTAGEAEIAGRVASLLEVGTGFHHELTGRENIYLNGAVLGMTRAEIRAAFDAIVDFSGVEPFLDTPVKRYSSGMAVRLAFAVAAHLEPEILIVDEVLAVGDAAFQKKCLGKMRDVSGEGRTVLFVSHNMGTIRNLCRRGLVLERGRLVLDAAIDVACAHYLAAARGGSGAAAGGEWTFPGEGAPGDARVKLRAVRVRGATGEGPTFFSSEPIRIAIRTELRAPIAGFRLHLRLVTASGEVAFTSSDLPGRGADLEGPGVYESECVVPGNLLNRIPYFLQITGRVPGQAVHIPPTDIGEIFIEPADDQATSGIQPVWPGAVCPALDWTVRALAPAARGSEERAAAGPAPGEGELGARGSEEGAAAGCAAAGRAGPRAGDRAPDIGRSGAAADPPYAAANARTAAAGEGWPAERPAARRRLPAG
- a CDS encoding WcaF family extracellular polysaccharide biosynthesis acetyltransferase; this translates as MERTPSETWHPGGALPEAGALYPAAGAGTAARRLSFVPATPAPSRAPLAPRATPWGVRDDGDAERARADADAARIDAHPVDVTAVDIAVPDLASYRGGLDRGRPAFVEALWMVLSALFVASFVPGSRHRRWLLALFGARIGRGVVVKPGVRVKFPWRLAVGDHSWLGEGAWIDNIVPVTIGAHACLSQGVYLCTGNHDWSRPGFDLRAAPITVADGAWIGARAVVGPGVAVGRGAIVALGAVAMRDLAEREILAAVAATAPQRRTIRPPDPGAPPTPAAAQVTP
- a CDS encoding polysaccharide pyruvyl transferase family protein yields the protein MAAAPPVFEIVGVHHENQGAVLMLEAAKAALKARRPEARLALAEAVPLDVRLAHGARTAWPSEIRRRRDVLSARLAARRGRLARFGVVTPGEVAARFDASGFAYGDFWGIEKLNARLLRPLRAFPERRTVLLPQAYGPFRNPGMAAAIREAMDRVGLAFVRDGRSMAYLEEAGVAPGATVRLAPDFTTLLTAPERGGGSGGGDAGEDGGGRGDGRLVVVPNQKVLDAGVRGTAEAAADGRARYLAFLRAAVAAGRAAGFSPVFLVHEGAADRALAEAANSGLSVPCPVLHSPDAMVTKGLVAAACGVVSSRFHGLVSALSSHVPALAAGWSHKYAELMAAYGLADAVVDLAAPDTWDAALGALTARMADPAARDTLARHAAAERARAAAMWDTVFAFLEEGAPR
- a CDS encoding glycosyltransferase; its protein translation is MNLLLYTPNYYPATRYGGPVRSTHGLARALVRLGHEVRVFTTNVDGAGTLDVPLGRPVERDGVAVSYFPVVAPRRVYRSPMMVEALATAARWADGVHINGVFLHPGPAAAGAARRAGTPYVLAPRGMLVRELIAARSALVKRAWLALIERRALAGAAAIHVTSPVEATELAALGLRTGAVALIPNGVEPPATLDRGRGEALWAGAPAGRRVAFLARLDWKKGVDLAVDAALGDPRLHLRLAGPDEGGLRAGLEAKVAAAGAAERVRFVGPLEDGDKFAFLAAADAALVPSINESFGMVVAEALAVGTPTVVTEGVGARVLVEALDPALVVPRGARAIGAALAGLLADPARCAALGRAYAAHIAEHHGWSAVAQEVATLFAANGPARVPARSAARAACARALPRSAPAAHAPPRVPPRVPPRVPARALVLSALPAGAPGDPALHLATTTMPAGAPMGPSAEVSAAAPARTAPAVPAGPSAGIWAEAPAGDVWSAASAAAAGGRPACASRRSPAGTSANGPRGASLEAPAATRDGAPIRARPRGAPAQISADPRACAVPDVRAGASAGGASDPVAEVAGGGPARAGRGPAAAFGAGSPAPDGGVAGAARGSRAEAAGAGGAGRSTGLSC